In Choloepus didactylus isolate mChoDid1 chromosome 25 unlocalized genomic scaffold, mChoDid1.pri SUPER_25_unloc2, whole genome shotgun sequence, one genomic interval encodes:
- the CCL25 gene encoding C-C motif chemokine 25, which produces MNPLLLACLVACFVGAWAPVVHSQGPSEDCCLAYHPHARWAVLRHAQGYTRQEVSGSCNLPAVIFFFPRRHKMVCGNPQDMWVRNGMRRLDARSKISSKVPKNSWKTLQGSHLGQKKLTSETSRLPFFKYNGPSKSSKRNSSLLP; this is translated from the exons ATGAACCCTTTGCTCCTGGCCTGCCTGGTGGCTTGCTTTGTGGGGGCCTGGGCCCCTGTTGTCCACTCCCAAG GCCCCTCCGAAGACTGCTGCCTGGCCTACCACCCCCACGCTCGGTGGGCTGTGCTCCGGCATGCCCAGGGCTACACACGCCAGGAGGTGAGCGGGAGCTGCAACCTGCCTGCTGTGAT TTTCTTCTTCCCCCGGAGACATAAGATGGTGTGCGGGAATCCACAGGACATGTGGGTGCGGAATGGGATGAGGCGCCTGGATGCACGGAGCAAGATCTCCTCAAAGGTCCCCAAGAACAGCTGGAAGACCTTGCAGG GCTCTCACTTGGGGCAGAAGAAGTTGACTTCTGAAACCTCCAGGCTTCCATTCTTCAAGTATAATGGCCCCagcaaaagcagcaagaggaacTCCTCCCTTCTGCCTTAG